A genomic window from Candidatus Poribacteria bacterium includes:
- the hemC gene encoding hydroxymethylbilane synthase, translated as MHNSLTIGTRGSQLALWQSQFVKNQLERHFSDIEVHLKVIKTTGDTIQNRSLVGLGKGVFTKEIENALLAGDIDLAVHSLKDLPTELPAGLCIAAIPAREDPRDVLITATGLPLESLPKGAKIGTTSPRRKAQLLCLRPDVQVVDVRGNVDTRLLKLHETDLDGIILAAAGIKRLLKPEIITQFFDIEQMVPAVGQGALAIETREADDRVEKLISPLNNHRATAEITAERAILESLGGGCQVPIGAYAKHTDGKLSLVGTVCHPEGSVRIMERATGTPGAAKHLGWVVAEKLKNSGATELLEAQESDK; from the coding sequence ATGCACAACTCGCTTACAATCGGGACACGTGGTAGTCAGCTTGCACTTTGGCAGTCGCAATTCGTCAAAAATCAATTAGAACGCCATTTTTCGGATATTGAGGTCCACCTCAAGGTCATCAAAACCACGGGCGACACGATTCAAAATCGCTCGTTGGTTGGACTGGGCAAAGGCGTTTTTACCAAAGAGATAGAAAATGCGCTCTTAGCTGGAGACATTGACCTCGCTGTTCATAGTTTGAAAGATCTTCCGACAGAATTACCAGCAGGACTCTGTATTGCTGCTATTCCCGCACGAGAAGATCCACGCGATGTGCTTATCACCGCCACAGGACTCCCCTTAGAAAGCCTGCCGAAAGGAGCGAAAATCGGCACCACAAGCCCACGCCGAAAAGCACAACTCCTCTGCCTCCGTCCAGACGTGCAAGTTGTTGATGTCCGCGGCAACGTCGATACCCGATTACTCAAACTTCATGAAACCGATCTTGACGGAATTATCCTCGCCGCCGCTGGCATTAAGCGTCTTCTCAAACCGGAGATTATTACACAATTTTTTGATATAGAACAGATGGTCCCAGCAGTTGGACAGGGGGCACTCGCGATTGAAACACGGGAAGCGGATGACCGGGTTGAAAAACTGATCTCGCCTTTAAACAACCACCGTGCAACAGCAGAAATCACCGCTGAAAGAGCCATTTTGGAAAGCCTCGGTGGTGGATGTCAAGTACCGATTGGCGCGTATGCCAAGCATACTGATGGTAAACTCTCACTCGTCGGGACGGTCTGTCATCCAGAAGGTAGCGTACGCATTATGGAGCGTGCCACAGGAACGCCAGGCGCAGCGAAACACTTAGGTTGGGTCGTCGCCGAAAAACTCAAGAATAGTGGGGCGACTGAACTGTTGGAAGCGCAGGAGAGCGACAAATGA
- the hemA gene encoding glutamyl-tRNA reductase, whose amino-acid sequence MNQIVSVGTSHHVAPIEFRERLAFSEEQLTESLQHLRESDQVQEAVILSTCNRVEIYAVANSVQSAHAAAKILVEFLSRYHQIDMESLKKWSYVHHNLETIQHLFRVTSSLDSMVVGESQILGQIKAAYDFSRASGSTGTVLNRLFTKAFSVGKRIRSETTITTGAVSISYAAVELAKKIFNTLEGKTVAIIGAGEMSELTAKHLVANGVSNVIVANRTYERAVKVAEKFNGTPLAYNSNLDFLIDVDIVISSTNAPDYLIKRKPLAAIMRKRKHRYMFLIDIAVPRDVEPDVSKLDSAFLYNIDDLEAVVASNLKDRQQEATRAEQIVTEEAKRFYDQLQIFQVNPTIKALHQQFRQIADTELQACFYKATLSDQQEAAVASMTQAIVKKLLHHPMENLRCAVNDGDANHGQYVQALRELFALDVSDE is encoded by the coding sequence ATGAACCAAATCGTTTCCGTCGGAACCAGCCATCATGTCGCCCCCATTGAATTCAGGGAAAGATTGGCGTTTTCCGAAGAACAACTTACTGAATCCCTCCAGCACCTTCGTGAATCTGATCAGGTTCAAGAAGCCGTCATTCTTTCTACTTGCAACCGGGTAGAGATCTATGCGGTCGCCAACTCCGTGCAAAGTGCCCATGCAGCTGCCAAGATATTGGTCGAATTCCTCTCCCGTTACCATCAGATTGACATGGAATCGCTCAAGAAATGGAGTTATGTCCACCATAACTTGGAGACGATCCAGCATCTCTTCAGGGTGACATCGAGCCTTGATTCTATGGTCGTCGGTGAATCCCAAATACTGGGACAAATCAAAGCCGCTTACGACTTCTCTCGTGCGTCAGGTAGCACGGGGACGGTTCTCAATCGTCTTTTCACTAAAGCTTTCAGCGTTGGCAAACGCATCCGTTCCGAGACAACAATCACTACAGGTGCTGTTTCTATTAGTTATGCCGCCGTTGAACTCGCCAAAAAGATTTTCAATACGCTTGAGGGTAAGACCGTCGCAATTATCGGGGCAGGCGAAATGAGCGAACTCACAGCAAAGCATCTCGTGGCAAATGGGGTCTCCAACGTCATTGTCGCAAATAGGACTTATGAGCGTGCAGTTAAAGTCGCCGAGAAATTTAACGGAACACCCCTCGCTTACAATAGTAACCTTGATTTCCTCATTGATGTCGATATCGTCATTAGTTCCACCAATGCCCCCGATTACCTCATCAAACGCAAACCCCTCGCTGCCATCATGCGGAAACGAAAGCACCGTTATATGTTCCTCATTGACATTGCCGTGCCCCGCGACGTTGAACCAGATGTGAGTAAACTTGACTCTGCTTTCCTCTACAATATAGACGATCTGGAGGCTGTTGTTGCCTCTAATCTCAAGGATAGACAACAGGAAGCCACCCGCGCAGAGCAGATCGTCACCGAAGAAGCCAAACGGTTCTACGACCAATTACAAATCTTCCAAGTCAATCCTACGATTAAGGCACTCCATCAGCAGTTCCGTCAGATCGCTGATACCGAATTGCAAGCGTGTTTCTACAAGGCAACACTCTCTGATCAGCAAGAAGCAGCTGTCGCCTCTATGACCCAGGCAATCGTTAAAAAACTGCTCCACCATCCCATGGAGAACCTTCGTTGTGCCGTTAATGATGGTGATGCGAATCATGGACAATATGTTCAAGCCTTGCGGGAGTTGTTTGCTTTGGATGTTAGCGATGAATAG
- the cobA gene encoding uroporphyrinogen-III C-methyltransferase has product MNEPSTGMVYIVGAGPGDRKLITLKGVECLQRADVVIYDLLLNEALLEHCPVHTEKIQAPDPRVRATRQDELNHLLVEHAKTGKIVVRLKGGDPYIFGRGGEEAIALTEANIPFEIVPGITSAVAASAYAGIPVTHRGYASSVAFVTGHSAALRPDSNIDWEQLATAVDTLVVYMGVAHLRQIAERLITHGRDPETPVSLVRVGTTPQQHVIQGTLTDIVQKVETAQLKSPALIVVGEVNRLREQLRWFDTKPLFGKRILVTRARAQASEFADLLEANGAEVIQFPTIKIQPIEGVDVPSPNEYDWVIFTSVNAVEIFYESLREKGKDARAFGESSVCAVGSKTVEALNDIGIHPDFVPSNARGSAIAVEIGDVCGKKILLPRAKIATADLPDALREKGAQVDNVPLYDTVRVLGENREAIEAELLNGSIDFVTFTSSSTVTNFLEMFPAHQPTVLLADVKVAVIGPTTQKTAVEHGVHVDVMAKEASVKSLVAAIVSATYT; this is encoded by the coding sequence ATGAACGAACCGAGCACGGGTATGGTCTATATCGTAGGGGCAGGTCCGGGGGATAGAAAACTTATCACCCTCAAAGGCGTGGAATGCCTTCAACGCGCCGATGTCGTCATCTATGATCTACTGCTCAATGAGGCGTTGCTGGAACATTGTCCCGTGCACACCGAAAAAATCCAAGCACCCGATCCGAGGGTCAGAGCGACCCGCCAAGATGAACTCAATCATTTGCTGGTTGAGCACGCGAAAACTGGCAAAATCGTTGTTCGTCTCAAGGGGGGAGACCCATATATCTTCGGGCGAGGCGGAGAAGAGGCGATCGCGCTCACCGAAGCAAACATTCCATTTGAGATTGTTCCCGGTATTACTTCTGCGGTTGCTGCATCTGCTTATGCTGGTATCCCCGTCACGCATCGCGGCTATGCCTCGTCAGTCGCTTTTGTTACGGGGCATTCCGCTGCACTGCGCCCAGATTCAAATATCGATTGGGAACAACTTGCCACAGCCGTAGATACGCTCGTTGTCTATATGGGGGTTGCACACCTTCGCCAGATTGCAGAACGACTGATAACGCACGGTAGAGATCCGGAAACACCTGTCAGTTTAGTCCGCGTTGGAACGACACCGCAACAGCACGTCATCCAAGGCACCCTTACCGATATTGTGCAAAAAGTAGAGACAGCCCAACTCAAAAGTCCGGCACTTATTGTTGTCGGTGAAGTGAACAGGCTCCGCGAACAGCTCCGATGGTTCGATACCAAACCGCTCTTCGGAAAACGGATCCTTGTCACGCGCGCCCGCGCACAGGCAAGCGAATTCGCGGATCTTTTAGAAGCAAACGGTGCCGAAGTCATCCAATTCCCCACGATAAAGATTCAACCTATTGAAGGTGTAGACGTGCCTTCTCCCAACGAATACGATTGGGTTATCTTCACGAGTGTCAATGCTGTAGAGATTTTCTATGAGAGTTTACGAGAAAAGGGCAAGGATGCACGAGCATTCGGCGAAAGCAGCGTCTGCGCGGTTGGATCGAAAACGGTGGAAGCCCTCAACGACATCGGTATCCACCCCGATTTTGTCCCCTCCAACGCCCGTGGAAGTGCGATCGCCGTTGAAATAGGGGATGTATGCGGGAAGAAAATCCTCCTGCCGCGTGCAAAAATCGCCACTGCTGATCTCCCTGATGCTTTGCGCGAGAAAGGAGCACAGGTCGATAATGTGCCGCTCTACGATACCGTCAGGGTACTGGGCGAAAACCGAGAGGCAATTGAAGCGGAACTCCTAAACGGCAGCATAGACTTCGTCACCTTCACCAGTTCCTCAACGGTTACGAACTTCTTAGAGATGTTCCCCGCACACCAACCTACAGTCCTACTCGCCGATGTCAAGGTCGCTGTGATCGGTCCGACAACACAGAAAACAGCAGTGGAACATGGCGTTCACGTTGACGTAATGGCAAAGGAAGCCTCCGTCAAGAGCCTTGTGGCAGCAATTGTGTCGGCAACCTATACGTAG